The Mercenaria mercenaria strain notata chromosome 10, MADL_Memer_1, whole genome shotgun sequence genome contains a region encoding:
- the LOC123560236 gene encoding probable G-protein coupled receptor 139 isoform X1, with the protein MSLGCTPNVSQMTIDSLFAMETEREANLTQLQSTTLTPPDTMDAYETFYYRAQYITGLVFYPILCILGMTGNIMSIIVMSQKQMRSSTNTYLFALAVSDLIKLFVDFLYFMVILLNQIDTSTGNKAYVFLYPYAHYVFNASLCVSAWLIVSVAVERYVYVCHPTKVKFYCNIYKARTISFSVFIIMSVLAIPYAMRYRTIQKVNNETGVTEYDVIVSQLWQNQLFTDIYTWFQNLMRSIIPLVILIILNTCIMYGLRRCRVLRSKTPKKHRITTMLITVILVFLICITPDTIMSTFFGLGYSEENYLARGIREITDLLLLINSAANFVIYCIFNTIFWCQFRRLFCYTCIRRNPGITDERNLSLLDVASHVRSVNRRRSDL; encoded by the coding sequence GTGTCCCAAATGACGATTGACAGTTTATTTGCCATGGAAACTGAGCGAGAGGCTAATCTCACTCAACTTCAGAGTACGACATTGACACCTCCCGATACGATGGATGCATACGAAACATTCTACTACAGAGCACAGTATATCACAGGACTGGTATTTTATCCAATACTCTGTATCCTAGGGATGACGGGTAACATAATGAGTATAATAGTGATGTCTCAAAAGCAAATGAGGTCTTCTACAAACACATATCTATTCGCATTAGCAGTATCGGATCTAATTAAACTTTTTGTGGACTTTTTATACTTTATGGTGATACTTCTAAATCAGATTGACACGTCAACCGGAAATAAAGCCTACGTTTTCTTATATCCTTACGCGCACTATGTTTTTAACGCATCTTTATGCGTGTCAGCATGGCTCATTGTGTCTGTAGCTGTAGAGAGATATGTGTACGTTTGCCATCcaacaaaagtaaaattttactGTAATATTTACAAAGCAAGAACTATctcattttctgtttttatcaTAATGTCAGTTCTTGCAATTCCATATGCCATGAGATATAGAACAATACAAAAAGTAAACAACGAAACCGGTGTGACAGAATATGACGTCATCGTATCACAACTGTGGCAAAATCAACTATTTACGGACATTTATACATGGTTTCAAAATCTTATGCGTTCTATCATACCGTTAGtaattttgatcattttgaaCACTTGCATTATGTATGGACTTCGTAGATGTCGGGTTTTACGCTCAAAGACTCCAAAAAAGCATCGAATAACAACCATGCTGATCACGGTAATTCTTGTATTCCTTATTTGCATAACACCAGATACAATCATGTCCACATTCTTCGGACTAGGATATTCTGAGGAGAATTATTTGGCTCGAGGAATAAGAGAAATAACAGACCTTTTACTGCTTATTAATTCGGCGGCCAATTTTGTTATATACTGTATATTCAATACAATATTCTGGTGCCAGTTCCGTCGATTATTTTGCTACACATGTATTCGCCGAAATCCTGGAATTACTGACGAAAGAAATCTTTCCTTACTAGACGTTGCATCTCATGTTCGATCAGTGAATAGACGACGAAGTGATTTATGA
- the LOC123560236 gene encoding probable G-protein coupled receptor 139 isoform X2, protein MQSGYTSNVSQMTIDSLFAMETEREANLTQLQSTTLTPPDTMDAYETFYYRAQYITGLVFYPILCILGMTGNIMSIIVMSQKQMRSSTNTYLFALAVSDLIKLFVDFLYFMVILLNQIDTSTGNKAYVFLYPYAHYVFNASLCVSAWLIVSVAVERYVYVCHPTKVKFYCNIYKARTISFSVFIIMSVLAIPYAMRYRTIQKVNNETGVTEYDVIVSQLWQNQLFTDIYTWFQNLMRSIIPLVILIILNTCIMYGLRRCRVLRSKTPKKHRITTMLITVILVFLICITPDTIMSTFFGLGYSEENYLARGIREITDLLLLINSAANFVIYCIFNTIFWCQFRRLFCYTCIRRNPGITDERNLSLLDVASHVRSVNRRRSDL, encoded by the coding sequence GTGTCCCAAATGACGATTGACAGTTTATTTGCCATGGAAACTGAGCGAGAGGCTAATCTCACTCAACTTCAGAGTACGACATTGACACCTCCCGATACGATGGATGCATACGAAACATTCTACTACAGAGCACAGTATATCACAGGACTGGTATTTTATCCAATACTCTGTATCCTAGGGATGACGGGTAACATAATGAGTATAATAGTGATGTCTCAAAAGCAAATGAGGTCTTCTACAAACACATATCTATTCGCATTAGCAGTATCGGATCTAATTAAACTTTTTGTGGACTTTTTATACTTTATGGTGATACTTCTAAATCAGATTGACACGTCAACCGGAAATAAAGCCTACGTTTTCTTATATCCTTACGCGCACTATGTTTTTAACGCATCTTTATGCGTGTCAGCATGGCTCATTGTGTCTGTAGCTGTAGAGAGATATGTGTACGTTTGCCATCcaacaaaagtaaaattttactGTAATATTTACAAAGCAAGAACTATctcattttctgtttttatcaTAATGTCAGTTCTTGCAATTCCATATGCCATGAGATATAGAACAATACAAAAAGTAAACAACGAAACCGGTGTGACAGAATATGACGTCATCGTATCACAACTGTGGCAAAATCAACTATTTACGGACATTTATACATGGTTTCAAAATCTTATGCGTTCTATCATACCGTTAGtaattttgatcattttgaaCACTTGCATTATGTATGGACTTCGTAGATGTCGGGTTTTACGCTCAAAGACTCCAAAAAAGCATCGAATAACAACCATGCTGATCACGGTAATTCTTGTATTCCTTATTTGCATAACACCAGATACAATCATGTCCACATTCTTCGGACTAGGATATTCTGAGGAGAATTATTTGGCTCGAGGAATAAGAGAAATAACAGACCTTTTACTGCTTATTAATTCGGCGGCCAATTTTGTTATATACTGTATATTCAATACAATATTCTGGTGCCAGTTCCGTCGATTATTTTGCTACACATGTATTCGCCGAAATCCTGGAATTACTGACGAAAGAAATCTTTCCTTACTAGACGTTGCATCTCATGTTCGATCAGTGAATAGACGACGAAGTGATTTATGA